The Acidianus infernus genome window below encodes:
- a CDS encoding RtcB family protein — MVDVKRVNTYEWRIEKSGCMRVPVTIFADDVLIDKMKQDLTLKQATNVACLPGVQEGVYVLPDGHQGYGFPIGGIAATAIDEGGVVSPGGIGYDINCGVRLLRTNLDYEDVKPKLKDLVEELHRNVPSGVGSEGKVKLSTQQLDEVLAEGVKWAINKGYGWAEDMEHIEQHGSWDLADPSKVSDIAKKRGASQLGTLGAGNHFLEVQVVDKIYDERIAKALGITHEGQVMVMVHTGSRGLGHQIASDYLQIMERAMKKYNITVPDRELAAIPFESREGQDYFHAMVSGANFAWTNRQLITHWVRESFGNVFKVDPEKLDLHIIYDVAHNIAKIEEYDVEGKRKKLLVHRKGATRAFPPGSPEIPADHRNIGQVVLIPGSMGTASYVMAGIPEGRRTWYTAPHGAGRWMSREAAVRSYPANTVVENLEERGIIVRATTRRVIAEEAPGAYKDVDRVAKVADAVKIAKLVVRLRPIGVTKG, encoded by the coding sequence ATGGTTGACGTAAAAAGAGTCAATACTTACGAGTGGCGAATAGAAAAAAGCGGTTGTATGAGAGTTCCTGTTACTATATTTGCTGACGACGTTTTAATAGATAAAATGAAACAGGATTTAACCTTAAAGCAGGCAACAAACGTAGCTTGCTTACCCGGTGTTCAAGAAGGAGTTTATGTACTTCCAGATGGGCATCAAGGGTATGGATTTCCTATAGGTGGAATTGCAGCTACTGCAATTGATGAAGGAGGAGTAGTTAGCCCAGGAGGAATAGGTTATGATATTAATTGTGGAGTAAGATTACTTAGAACAAATTTAGATTATGAAGACGTAAAACCTAAATTAAAAGATCTAGTAGAGGAGCTTCATAGAAATGTCCCTAGTGGAGTTGGTAGTGAAGGAAAAGTAAAATTATCAACTCAACAATTAGATGAGGTTCTAGCAGAAGGAGTAAAGTGGGCTATAAATAAGGGATACGGATGGGCAGAAGATATGGAACATATAGAACAACACGGTAGTTGGGATCTTGCGGATCCATCTAAAGTAAGTGATATAGCTAAGAAAAGAGGAGCCTCACAGTTAGGCACTTTAGGTGCTGGCAATCACTTCTTAGAAGTTCAAGTAGTTGATAAGATTTATGATGAGAGGATAGCTAAAGCACTAGGGATAACGCATGAAGGACAAGTAATGGTCATGGTTCATACTGGATCTAGAGGGTTGGGTCATCAGATTGCGAGCGATTATTTACAGATAATGGAAAGAGCTATGAAAAAATATAATATCACAGTTCCAGATAGAGAATTAGCAGCAATACCGTTTGAAAGCAGAGAAGGTCAAGATTATTTTCACGCAATGGTTTCTGGAGCAAATTTCGCGTGGACTAATAGGCAGTTAATAACACATTGGGTTAGAGAAAGCTTCGGAAACGTATTTAAGGTCGATCCTGAAAAATTAGACCTCCATATTATTTACGATGTAGCTCATAACATAGCTAAGATTGAAGAGTACGATGTAGAAGGAAAAAGGAAAAAGCTGCTAGTTCACAGGAAAGGTGCAACCAGAGCCTTCCCACCTGGTAGCCCTGAGATTCCAGCAGATCATAGAAATATTGGACAAGTGGTTCTTATACCAGGTAGCATGGGTACAGCAAGTTACGTTATGGCAGGAATTCCAGAAGGAAGGAGAACGTGGTATACTGCACCTCACGGTGCAGGTAGATGGATGTCTAGAGAAGCCGCTGTAAGAAGTTACCCTGCTAATACAGTTGTCGAAAACTTAGAAGAAAGAGGAATAATTGTAAGAGCAACAACCAGGAGAGTCATTGCAGAAGAAGCACCAGGGGCTTACAAAGACGTAGATAGAGTAGCAAAAGTAGCAGATGCAGTTAAAATAGCAAAACTAGTTGTAAGATTAAGACCAATAGGCGTGACCAAAGGATGA
- a CDS encoding deoxyhypusine synthase: MKREDLLTEVVGDITLEDIKGLDKYIELFNKIYGFSAEALYRGAEILKDMQKDADLRFISFTANLVSTGLRGLFADLIRNGYFNVVITTGGTIDHDIARSCGGKYYKGSFDYDDKMLRELRIHRLGNILVPMESYGLVVERVVKNVVDEIVKEKKEWAGYELLWEFGKRINDPHSILKAAYEKKVPIIVPGIVDGSFGTNLFVRSQFTGLRLNLFEDMRLVKDLVFSCKRSGALIIGGGISKHHTIWWNQFKDGLDYAIYLTTAQEYDGSLSGAKPREAISWNKIREHSKNVVIYGDATIILPILASALLS; encoded by the coding sequence ATGAAAAGAGAAGATTTACTCACGGAAGTAGTTGGAGATATAACTTTAGAAGATATAAAAGGCCTAGACAAATATATTGAACTTTTCAATAAGATTTATGGATTTTCTGCCGAAGCTCTTTACAGAGGAGCTGAGATTTTAAAGGATATGCAGAAAGATGCAGACCTTAGATTCATATCTTTTACTGCAAACCTAGTTTCTACAGGTTTAAGAGGGTTATTTGCAGACCTTATAAGAAACGGTTACTTTAACGTTGTAATAACTACTGGAGGTACTATAGATCACGATATTGCTAGAAGTTGTGGCGGCAAGTACTATAAAGGGTCTTTTGATTACGACGATAAAATGCTAAGGGAGTTGCGCATTCACAGGTTAGGTAATATATTAGTCCCTATGGAGTCTTATGGTTTAGTAGTTGAGAGGGTAGTTAAGAATGTTGTAGATGAAATAGTTAAAGAGAAGAAAGAGTGGGCTGGATACGAGTTATTATGGGAATTTGGTAAAAGGATAAATGACCCTCATTCAATACTCAAAGCTGCTTATGAGAAAAAAGTACCAATTATTGTTCCTGGGATAGTAGACGGTAGCTTTGGTACTAATCTATTTGTTAGGTCACAATTTACTGGCTTACGTTTAAACCTTTTTGAGGATATGAGGCTAGTTAAGGATCTAGTATTCTCATGCAAGAGATCTGGGGCATTAATAATAGGAGGAGGAATAAGTAAGCATCATACTATATGGTGGAATCAGTTTAAGGATGGTTTAGATTATGCTATCTATTTAACTACAGCCCAAGAATACGACGGCAGTTTAAGTGGTGCGAAACCTAGAGAAGCTATTTCATGGAATAAAATTAGAGAGCATTCTAAAAACGTCGTTATTTACGGAGATGCTACAATAATTCTACCAATTTTGGCTTCAGCCTTATTAAGCTAA
- a CDS encoding translation initiation factor IF-5A yields the protein MGVNYAKVGDLKEGNYIVIDGEPCRVVEITKAKTGKHGAAKANVVAVSIFTGAKKTLMAPVDDQVEIPIIEKHVGQILADMGDKIQVMDMDTYETFEMEKPKEEDLASKIRPGAEVEYWTIMGRRKIVRVK from the coding sequence ATGGGTGTAAATTACGCCAAAGTAGGTGACTTAAAAGAAGGTAATTATATAGTTATAGATGGAGAACCTTGTAGAGTAGTTGAAATAACGAAAGCAAAAACCGGTAAGCATGGTGCTGCAAAAGCTAACGTCGTTGCAGTAAGCATATTCACCGGGGCTAAAAAGACACTAATGGCCCCAGTCGACGATCAAGTTGAAATTCCGATAATTGAAAAGCATGTAGGGCAAATATTAGCAGATATGGGCGATAAAATTCAAGTAATGGATATGGATACGTACGAGACTTTTGAAATGGAAAAGCCAAAAGAGGAAGACTTAGCAAGCAAAATAAGACCTGGTGCAGAAGTAGAATACTGGACTATAATGGGGAGAAGAAAAATTGTAAGGGTAAAGTGA
- a CDS encoding DEAD/DEAH box helicase, which yields MRKLDDRLLELMKERNWKNMTEIQQKSLEPILSGKNTLIIAPTGYGKTEAALIPILDMMLRTNVKPVSLIYITPLKALINDLTLRIEWWASRLGFYVNRKHGEVPQKEKNLRLKITPHILVTTPEGLEIDLDWATRFREKYKNVKWVIVDEIHELIGSKRGVQLSVLLERLKDYIGYDFQRIGLSATINDEDLVASFLFGSSSRQSEIVKVNDKKEFELSIVKLNSAGDIWKNVAKHIISSVEKPSLIFTNSRFLTERLHEELEEYDKDFYVHHSSISRESKSNVEEYLRTGKAKGVICTKTLELGIDIGDIKKIIMFRPPPSVASFLQRLGRSGHKIYGKPRGEIICIYDHDLLEAYAISELAKLGKVERQNICKPLDVAAREILGMILQYDEVEKEKAYKILTSSYVFRNLSEKTFNELIEYLAKNNLITIKGDKLSIGKFFFKLWNFNRNNGYSWSRGFSEFFSMINSTDTFTLKWEDKNIGEIDAIYVYKHIRSGDIIRIGGKLWKIVRINTSRMVVDVLPADKGDGEIPVWRGDGISKSYLLPKEIYVLFKEKRKEISDIIGKYVSRNLPLPSPNVIIEEKRDKEIVYSTLINEKIASTLAHILLYLATSKDSLNNYARYSIYGFSINYTEKDLLEELLKYNEKELKRIIIRSILRSPLFISTLKEIQISYGKLGKIDAKEDKLIIKDALRQTISKYFSIKNTIKFINKIKRGKIKIIKYDGSTPLGDAVLLQAPIKPWITGISTIIYDTLKGGAYTLAELSESLGISQKSLEAKLKQMRKPESKYRIVSFIDVDSRETRWCLMEDLENIVKSCDFYTSFNPINGDETFIASLRAINSNTTTDLIFKPKEIIDNPEEIIRRIPFEEIGEMRINDPVDPLVYNISPRFYYVNKRVAPYLLLNAVAYIQNMKYS from the coding sequence ATGCGAAAATTGGACGATCGTTTGCTAGAGCTAATGAAGGAAAGAAATTGGAAAAATATGACAGAAATACAACAAAAGTCCTTAGAGCCCATATTATCTGGGAAAAACACCCTAATAATTGCGCCAACTGGATACGGCAAAACTGAAGCTGCACTTATCCCAATCTTAGATATGATGTTAAGAACAAACGTTAAACCCGTATCTTTAATTTACATAACTCCTCTTAAGGCTTTAATAAATGATCTAACTCTAAGAATAGAATGGTGGGCTTCTAGACTAGGATTCTATGTTAATAGAAAGCACGGAGAAGTACCGCAAAAAGAAAAGAATTTAAGATTAAAAATTACCCCTCACATTTTAGTTACAACTCCAGAAGGCTTAGAAATAGACTTAGATTGGGCTACTAGATTTAGAGAAAAGTACAAGAATGTGAAATGGGTAATAGTTGATGAAATTCATGAGCTCATTGGGTCAAAAAGAGGGGTTCAATTATCCGTATTGCTAGAAAGATTAAAAGATTATATAGGTTACGATTTCCAAAGAATTGGTTTATCGGCAACAATAAATGATGAAGACTTAGTAGCCTCTTTCCTTTTTGGTTCGTCTAGTAGGCAATCAGAAATAGTGAAGGTTAATGACAAGAAAGAGTTTGAGCTTTCTATAGTAAAACTAAACTCTGCAGGAGATATTTGGAAAAACGTTGCAAAGCATATAATTTCTTCTGTAGAAAAACCTTCCCTAATCTTTACAAATTCTAGATTTTTAACAGAAAGATTGCATGAGGAACTAGAAGAATACGATAAAGATTTTTACGTTCATCACTCTTCAATATCCAGAGAAAGTAAATCAAACGTTGAAGAATATTTAAGAACGGGCAAAGCTAAAGGAGTTATTTGTACGAAAACTCTTGAGCTAGGAATTGATATAGGAGATATTAAGAAAATAATTATGTTTAGACCTCCTCCTTCAGTAGCTTCATTCCTACAAAGACTAGGAAGGAGTGGGCATAAAATTTATGGCAAGCCTAGAGGAGAAATAATTTGTATTTATGATCACGATTTACTTGAAGCTTACGCTATTAGTGAACTAGCTAAGCTTGGAAAAGTTGAAAGACAAAATATTTGCAAACCGCTTGACGTTGCAGCAAGGGAAATTCTAGGAATGATTTTACAATATGATGAAGTAGAGAAAGAAAAAGCATACAAAATTCTTACGTCTTCATACGTTTTTAGGAATTTATCAGAAAAAACTTTCAATGAATTAATAGAATACTTAGCTAAAAACAATTTAATTACAATAAAAGGGGATAAACTAAGCATTGGAAAATTCTTCTTTAAACTATGGAACTTTAATAGGAATAATGGTTACTCTTGGTCTAGGGGATTTTCGGAATTCTTCTCAATGATTAATAGTACGGATACTTTCACTTTAAAATGGGAGGATAAAAACATTGGTGAAATCGACGCCATATATGTATACAAGCACATTAGAAGTGGAGATATTATAAGAATAGGAGGAAAGCTATGGAAGATCGTAAGAATAAACACTTCCAGGATGGTTGTTGATGTATTGCCTGCAGATAAGGGAGACGGAGAAATTCCAGTATGGAGAGGAGATGGAATTTCTAAATCATATCTTTTACCCAAGGAGATATACGTATTATTTAAGGAGAAAAGGAAGGAAATTTCTGACATTATAGGCAAATATGTTTCGCGTAATCTACCACTGCCATCCCCGAATGTCATAATAGAGGAAAAAAGAGATAAGGAAATTGTCTATTCTACACTAATTAATGAGAAAATTGCAAGCACTTTGGCACATATTTTACTATACCTAGCTACTAGTAAAGACTCCCTGAACAATTATGCTAGATACTCTATTTATGGCTTCTCAATCAATTATACGGAAAAAGACCTTCTAGAGGAATTGTTAAAATATAATGAGAAAGAGCTTAAGAGAATTATAATAAGATCAATATTAAGATCGCCATTATTTATTTCTACATTAAAAGAGATACAGATAAGCTATGGAAAACTTGGAAAAATAGATGCAAAAGAGGATAAGTTGATAATTAAAGACGCATTAAGACAAACTATATCTAAGTATTTCTCAATTAAAAACACTATAAAGTTTATTAATAAAATAAAAAGAGGAAAGATAAAAATAATAAAATATGATGGAAGTACTCCATTGGGAGATGCGGTACTTTTACAGGCTCCAATAAAACCTTGGATTACGGGAATCTCAACAATAATATATGATACGCTAAAAGGAGGCGCTTATACGCTAGCTGAACTTTCAGAAAGCCTTGGAATCTCACAAAAAAGCTTGGAGGCAAAGTTAAAACAAATGAGAAAGCCAGAATCCAAATATAGAATTGTAAGTTTTATTGATGTAGACAGTAGAGAAACTAGATGGTGTCTAATGGAAGATTTAGAAAATATAGTAAAATCATGCGACTTCTATACTTCATTTAATCCTATAAATGGTGACGAAACATTCATAGCCTCACTTAGAGCAATAAATAGTAATACAACTACAGATTTAATATTCAAACCTAAGGAGATCATTGATAACCCAGAAGAGATAATTAGGCGTATACCATTTGAGGAAATAGGCGAAATGAGGATTAACGACCCTGTAGATCCATTAGTTTATAATATATCTCCAAGATTCTATTACGTGAATAAGAGAGTAGCCCCGTATCTATTATTAAATGCAGTAGCTTATATACAAAATATGAAGTATTCATAA
- a CDS encoding DNA topoisomerase VI subunit B, whose translation MSEKFASISPAEFFKRNPELAGFSNPARALYQALREMVENSLDATDVHEILPSIKIIIDLIDQDKQIYKLTVEDNGIGIPPHVVPDAFGRVLYSSKYVIRQTRGMYGLGVKAAVLYSQMYQDRPVEIMTSPINSKRIYFFKLKIDVTKNEPIIYERSSILNDKGFHGTSVTLYLLGDWQRSKARIYEYIKRTYIVAPYAEFFFKDPEGNVVYYKRLTTKIPEPPKEVKPHPYGVDIELLKNMIAKQKNDYEVKDFLTKEFQSVGDVTALKILEMAKINPDKKIKSLKDDELARLTEAMKKFEDFRPPSPDALSVIGADLIELSLKNMFNPEFVAALTRKPKAYQGHPFIVEVGIAYGGAIQPMEEPLVLRYANKIPLIYDEKSDVIWKVVEEIDWKRYGIEEEQKPLVVMVHLCSTKVPYKSAGKESIADVEEIEKEIKNGIMEVSRKLRLYISEKKKEEEARKKMLTYLKYIPEIARSLAVFATDDKKELIPKVQDEIQSKLFEIVKKKLDVKDEEEYKMYRVEAL comes from the coding sequence TTGTCAGAGAAGTTTGCCAGTATTTCGCCTGCTGAGTTCTTTAAGAGGAATCCCGAACTGGCAGGATTCTCAAATCCTGCGAGGGCGCTTTATCAAGCTTTAAGAGAAATGGTGGAAAATTCTCTTGACGCAACTGACGTTCATGAGATTTTACCTTCTATCAAGATTATAATAGACTTAATTGATCAGGATAAGCAAATTTACAAATTAACTGTCGAAGATAATGGAATAGGAATTCCACCTCATGTTGTGCCAGATGCCTTTGGTAGAGTCCTTTACAGTTCAAAATATGTAATTAGACAAACTAGAGGTATGTACGGACTTGGAGTAAAGGCTGCGGTTCTTTATAGTCAGATGTATCAAGATAGGCCAGTGGAAATAATGACCTCACCTATAAATTCAAAGAGAATTTACTTTTTCAAATTGAAGATTGACGTGACGAAAAACGAACCAATAATCTATGAAAGATCGTCAATTCTTAACGATAAAGGATTTCACGGAACGTCTGTTACGTTGTATTTACTGGGAGATTGGCAGAGGTCTAAGGCTAGAATATACGAATATATTAAAAGAACTTATATTGTAGCACCTTATGCTGAATTCTTCTTTAAAGACCCAGAAGGTAACGTTGTATATTATAAGAGGCTTACTACGAAAATTCCTGAACCACCAAAGGAAGTGAAACCCCATCCTTACGGTGTTGATATAGAATTATTAAAGAATATGATTGCAAAACAAAAGAACGATTATGAAGTTAAAGATTTCTTAACTAAGGAATTCCAAAGCGTAGGAGATGTTACAGCGTTAAAAATACTAGAAATGGCTAAGATTAATCCTGATAAGAAGATAAAATCTTTGAAAGATGACGAGCTTGCAAGACTTACAGAAGCTATGAAAAAATTTGAAGATTTTAGACCTCCGTCTCCTGACGCATTATCCGTAATTGGAGCGGATCTTATAGAATTAAGCCTCAAGAACATGTTTAACCCGGAATTCGTTGCAGCATTAACAAGAAAGCCCAAGGCGTATCAAGGTCATCCTTTCATAGTGGAAGTAGGGATTGCTTACGGCGGAGCTATACAGCCAATGGAAGAACCACTAGTATTAAGATATGCTAACAAAATTCCCTTAATTTACGATGAGAAATCTGATGTAATCTGGAAAGTTGTGGAAGAAATAGACTGGAAGAGGTATGGAATAGAAGAAGAACAAAAGCCGCTAGTAGTTATGGTTCACCTTTGCAGTACTAAAGTTCCATATAAGAGTGCAGGAAAGGAAAGCATTGCAGATGTTGAAGAAATAGAGAAGGAAATAAAGAACGGTATAATGGAGGTTTCCAGAAAGTTAAGATTGTACATTTCAGAGAAAAAGAAGGAAGAAGAAGCAAGGAAGAAAATGCTTACTTACCTTAAGTATATTCCAGAAATAGCTAGAAGCTTAGCTGTATTCGCCACCGATGATAAAAAGGAGCTAATTCCCAAAGTTCAGGATGAAATACAATCAAAGCTTTTTGAAATAGTGAAAAAGAAGTTAGATGTAAAAGATGAAGAGGAATATAAAATGTATAGGGTGGAGGCATTATGA
- a CDS encoding signal recognition particle protein Srp54, protein MLDNLRDAVRKFLTGSSSYDKAVEDFIKELQKSLISADVNVKLVFSLTNKIKERLKNEKPPTYIERREWFIKIVYDELSNLFGGDKEPKVIPDKIPYVIMLVGVQGTGKTTTAGKLAYFYKKKGFKVGLVGADVYRPAALEQLQQLGQQIGVPVYGEPGEKDAVGIAKRGVEKFLREKMEIIIVDTAGRHGYGEEAALLEEMKNIYEAIKPDEVTLVIDASIGQKAYDLASKFNQASKIGTIIITKMDGTAKGGGALSAVAATGATIKFIGTGEKIDELEVFNPRRFVARILGMGDIETILEKIKEVENYDKMQKKMEEVISGKGKLTLRDVYNQLIALRKMGPLSKLFQLLPGIGMLGQIPEDQLKVGEEKMRKWLAIMNSMTYEELDNPSIIDKSRMRRIALGSGTEIEDVKELIEHYNLMQRTIKMLKRRKKDVEKLLGQFGGEST, encoded by the coding sequence TTGTTAGATAATTTAAGAGATGCTGTAAGGAAATTTTTAACCGGCTCGTCTTCTTATGATAAGGCTGTAGAAGATTTCATAAAGGAATTACAAAAATCCTTAATTTCTGCAGATGTTAATGTAAAATTAGTTTTTTCACTAACAAATAAAATAAAGGAAAGATTAAAGAATGAAAAACCGCCAACCTATATTGAAAGAAGAGAATGGTTCATAAAAATAGTTTACGATGAATTATCCAACCTCTTTGGTGGAGATAAAGAACCGAAAGTAATTCCAGATAAGATACCTTACGTTATAATGTTGGTAGGAGTTCAGGGCACCGGAAAAACTACTACTGCAGGAAAATTAGCTTACTTTTATAAGAAAAAAGGATTTAAAGTAGGTCTCGTAGGAGCAGATGTTTATAGACCTGCCGCACTAGAACAATTACAACAATTAGGCCAACAAATTGGAGTACCAGTTTATGGAGAGCCAGGAGAGAAAGATGCTGTAGGAATAGCCAAAAGAGGAGTAGAAAAATTCCTGAGAGAAAAGATGGAAATAATAATAGTTGACACGGCAGGACGTCATGGTTATGGTGAAGAAGCAGCATTACTAGAGGAGATGAAGAACATTTATGAAGCAATAAAGCCTGATGAAGTAACTTTAGTAATTGATGCTTCTATAGGTCAAAAAGCTTATGATTTAGCTTCAAAATTTAATCAAGCATCGAAGATAGGTACTATAATTATAACCAAAATGGACGGTACAGCAAAAGGCGGTGGAGCTTTATCAGCGGTAGCCGCAACTGGGGCAACGATAAAATTCATAGGAACTGGAGAAAAAATAGACGAACTTGAAGTATTCAATCCTAGAAGATTTGTGGCAAGAATCCTAGGAATGGGCGATATTGAAACCATTCTAGAAAAAATTAAGGAAGTAGAAAATTATGATAAAATGCAGAAGAAAATGGAAGAAGTAATCTCTGGTAAAGGTAAGCTAACATTGCGTGATGTATATAATCAGCTCATAGCATTAAGAAAAATGGGTCCATTATCAAAGTTGTTTCAACTATTACCCGGGATCGGAATGCTTGGTCAAATTCCTGAAGATCAGCTAAAAGTAGGAGAGGAAAAAATGAGAAAGTGGCTAGCGATAATGAACTCTATGACGTATGAGGAATTAGATAATCCATCAATAATAGATAAGTCAAGAATGAGAAGAATAGCTTTAGGTTCTGGAACTGAGATAGAAGACGTCAAAGAATTAATAGAGCATTATAATTTAATGCAAAGGACTATTAAGATGCTTAAGAGGAGAAAGAAAGATGTCGAAAAACTCCTTGGACAATTTGGAGGAGAAAGCACTTGA
- a CDS encoding DNA topoisomerase IV subunit A yields the protein MMSEFISKVDIEARKRAAEILKKKFLTLLDQINKGEPLVLEIPKRTLNNTVYDENRKLLLLGEEKLKRSFLDLNEARRFMQTTLMASIIYDALVNNEYPTIRDLYYRGKHSIVLKAPNGKTYEENTWDEQKESDSVIVDIEVFTSLLREDMLILSKEKGKVVGDMRIRSGNDVIDLSKMGHGAYSIEPTPDLIDFVDVKADFVLVVEKDAVFQQLHREGFWKKYNAILVTSAGQPDRATRRFVRRLNEELKLPVYILTDADPYGWYIYSVFRIGSINLSYESERLATPNARFLGVSMGDIFGTPKKKAYLTEKERNAFIIKAKDYDIKRALEIKNYEWFKTKAWQEEIDMFLQKKAKLEIEAMASKGLKFLAFQYIPEKIQTNDFIS from the coding sequence ATTATGAGCGAATTCATATCAAAGGTTGATATAGAGGCTAGGAAAAGAGCAGCGGAAATATTAAAGAAAAAATTCCTAACTTTGCTAGATCAAATTAACAAAGGAGAACCATTAGTTTTAGAAATTCCTAAGAGAACTTTAAATAATACGGTATATGATGAAAATAGGAAATTACTTTTATTAGGAGAGGAAAAATTAAAGAGAAGTTTTCTAGATCTAAATGAAGCAAGAAGATTTATGCAAACTACATTAATGGCAAGCATAATCTATGATGCTCTAGTTAATAATGAATACCCAACTATACGTGACTTATATTATAGAGGAAAGCACTCGATCGTATTAAAGGCGCCTAACGGTAAGACGTATGAGGAAAATACTTGGGATGAACAGAAGGAATCGGATAGCGTAATAGTCGACATTGAAGTATTTACTTCATTATTAAGAGAGGATATGTTAATACTAAGTAAAGAAAAGGGAAAAGTAGTTGGTGACATGAGAATAAGAAGCGGAAACGATGTCATAGATTTAAGTAAAATGGGCCACGGTGCTTACTCCATTGAACCAACTCCGGATTTAATAGACTTCGTAGACGTTAAGGCAGACTTTGTACTAGTTGTAGAGAAAGACGCAGTATTCCAGCAACTTCATAGAGAAGGATTCTGGAAGAAATATAACGCAATACTAGTTACAAGCGCTGGTCAACCAGATAGAGCTACAAGAAGATTCGTAAGGAGACTGAATGAGGAACTGAAATTACCGGTTTATATATTGACTGATGCAGACCCTTATGGATGGTATATTTATAGTGTATTTAGAATAGGTTCAATAAACTTATCTTATGAGAGCGAAAGACTTGCTACTCCTAATGCAAGGTTCTTAGGTGTGTCCATGGGTGATATATTTGGTACTCCCAAGAAAAAGGCTTATTTAACTGAAAAGGAGAGGAATGCTTTTATCATAAAGGCAAAGGATTACGATATAAAGAGAGCATTGGAAATAAAGAATTATGAGTGGTTTAAAACTAAAGCTTGGCAGGAGGAAATAGATATGTTCTTACAAAAGAAGGCTAAGCTAGAAATCGAAGCAATGGCTAGTAAAGGACTAAAGTTCCTTGCATTCCAGTATATTCCAGAAAAGATACAAACAAATGACTTTATTAGCTAA
- a CDS encoding pseudouridylate synthase, with protein MSKNSLDNLEEKALELLKKYPLCDSCLGRCFAKLGYRFTNKERGKAIKTYLVLELDRKIKDHELEDLNEIKEILFNMGKEYSGIFEIYFSNEKFQERTCYICNSEIDEIKEDFFKKALDFLKKQGKVKYVLGVKLSEQLSRLENEFIFSNGLIYYESIRNEIKREVGKMLAKEGYEPCIENPDVDIIYDLGTRSIYTISKKYKTLYLYSRLSRRVPISSWYGKDSLEEEFNGKEILVPFTEPSEVRILDEYPLIISDEDREEIEVKGYFMRKIGKIAGREISAIMTAKPEKRMYSVLIYSKEEIGERVLGNIKLLTVEARDFKELKEKLKDIKGEIISIDLLESEGKHKILENKLTL; from the coding sequence ATGTCGAAAAACTCCTTGGACAATTTGGAGGAGAAAGCACTTGAATTATTAAAAAAATATCCTCTTTGTGATAGTTGCTTAGGTAGATGTTTTGCTAAATTAGGCTATAGGTTTACAAATAAAGAAAGAGGTAAAGCGATAAAAACTTACTTGGTTCTAGAACTTGATAGGAAAATTAAAGATCACGAGTTGGAAGACCTTAATGAAATTAAGGAAATTCTTTTCAACATGGGAAAGGAATATTCTGGAATATTTGAGATATACTTTTCCAACGAAAAATTTCAGGAAAGGACTTGTTATATTTGTAATTCAGAAATTGATGAAATAAAAGAGGACTTTTTTAAAAAAGCCCTAGATTTTCTCAAGAAACAAGGTAAGGTAAAGTACGTATTAGGAGTAAAGCTCTCAGAACAACTATCTAGATTAGAAAACGAATTTATCTTCAGCAACGGGCTGATATACTACGAAAGCATAAGGAATGAGATAAAGAGAGAAGTAGGCAAAATGCTAGCAAAAGAAGGTTACGAGCCGTGCATTGAAAACCCAGACGTTGACATAATTTATGATTTAGGAACTAGGAGTATCTATACTATATCAAAAAAGTACAAAACATTATACTTATATTCTAGGCTATCTAGAAGAGTACCTATATCAAGTTGGTATGGAAAAGATTCGCTGGAAGAAGAATTTAACGGAAAAGAGATCCTTGTTCCTTTTACAGAACCTTCTGAGGTAAGAATACTTGACGAATATCCATTAATAATCTCAGACGAAGATAGAGAGGAAATAGAGGTCAAAGGATATTTTATGAGAAAAATTGGAAAAATAGCTGGAAGAGAGATATCAGCAATAATGACTGCTAAGCCGGAAAAGAGGATGTATTCAGTTCTTATTTATTCAAAAGAAGAAATAGGAGAAAGAGTGTTAGGAAATATTAAACTTTTAACCGTTGAAGCTAGAGATTTTAAAGAATTAAAGGAAAAATTAAAAGATATAAAAGGAGAGATAATTTCCATAGATCTTCTAGAAAGTGAAGGAAAACACAAAATTTTGGAAAACAAACTAACCCTATGA